The nucleotide sequence acacacacacacacacacacacacacacacacacacacacacacactcacagagacgttgttttttttatgtcccaTGATGCATTTTCGTTCCTGTAAACTCAGGATACAAACTACATCCCAGTCTCACTAAACCAGAAAAGCAAGTTCATGAATTAAGtgtcattatttaatttttttgtgcaatttaacttctttctgttttactttcttactcatatattatattatttataatgaGCTCGTTCTTATTCCCAAATACCACACTTTTTTAATGATGTCAGCGTCAGCATGATGTTTtcataaatcatcaaaaacattttttttaaaaattggcatgaataaataaataaataaatcaccaagaactaaaaaaaatccaaactaaaGTTTTTAATaatcacccaaaattttaaagaaaaaaaagtcaaaaatcttttttaaaaaattcaagaagttttaaagaaaaaaatctgcaagaataataaaagaaaaaaaaaattaaaaatccccaaaaattaaagaaaaaaaagccaaaaaaattttccaaagaaaacatgtcaaagGCATAGTaaaatttaatacaaaatacagccaaataaattaaagttaaaaaaaaagaaaaaagtgcataaaaagcatcaaaatagagctcgATCTTAAAAAAAGATCCCCCCcatgttcttaaatcctacaaactccCCTGCTGAGGTAAGAAATTAATCAGTATTTAAGAATAAGACGCTGCGTACCTTGTAGACGTGGATCGGGATGTCGATGGCGATGTAGATCAGGTCTCCCAGGGCCAGACTGGCGATCAGAGCGTTGGGTCCGTTccacatgcttttattttgggagATGATCCTGAGCAGGGTGGCGTTTCCGACGATCCCCACAGCAAATATGACGCAGGACAGCACCGTGTTGATGTACTTGAAGGCGGTTTGTATCGACGTGGCCTGCAGGCAGCTCGGCAGCGACATCGGGCGCACGCGGCCCACCACGGAGGCGTTGGAAGAAGACGAGTGAGATTTTCTGTCGTGTTTGTGTTTCATCTTGTTcgtgtgtttggtttttcctCTCTCCAGGGGGGCCGGCGGCTTGTTCACGGTCTCTTGAACCAGGTGGG is from Plectropomus leopardus isolate mb unplaced genomic scaffold, YSFRI_Pleo_2.0 unplaced_scaffold21856, whole genome shotgun sequence and encodes:
- the LOC121965838 gene encoding endothelin-1 receptor-like codes for the protein MVSGVTEKGSGFKAGSRIPSMPGVFTSLLVVWCSVFVVPVGCHSNSSDLTTLELPDLHSIDPPLGPGLDYLIQTSDGEPHLVQETVNKPPAPLERGKTKHTNKMKHKHDRKSHSSSSNASVVGRVRPMSLPSCLQATSIQTAFKYINTVLSCVIFAVGIVGNATLLRIISQNKSMWNGPNALIASLALGDLIYIAIDIPIHVYK